ATTGTCTACTAAATTGCTCTCTTGCAGGTTTTTGAATATTAAAAATAACCCATGCAACTGCTGCAATTATTGGGGCAAAAACGACAATAGCTCTTAACATTTTAAAAAATCTGTTATTTATTAATATCTTACCTTTTATATGAGAACAAAGAGCGCGTTTTTAAATTATTACTTCATAAGTTAAGATTTGTATTTGTATTGTTCAACTTTAGATAATAAGTTGTTTTTTTTGCCTTAAAAAGGGATAATTTCATATGTACTCAGTTTTACAAAATGGGTCGCTAGCTCAGTGGTAGAGCATCCGGCTTTTAACCGGCTGGTCCTGAGTTCGAATCTCAGGCGACCCACATTTTCTTCAATTGAGTTCATTAAATTGCAATTTCCTTTTTTAAACGAACCCAAACTTTTAAAGTTAAATTTTCATTGATTATGCTCCTACATAAGTTATAAATTGTTTTTTCTAGAATGCTGAATATTAAGTGCTTTGTTAAAAAAATTATTTAGCGAAATTTTAAAATAAAAAAAGCTAAAAAACATCATTAAAGTTTTCTAATTGAAATTAATGGACCATACCCAGTAAGATGTATCTGGAAAATAAATTGTAAAGTTTAAATATTCATTCATCGTTTTAAGTCTTCTATAGACGCGGAGAGAAACATATTACATCACATTTTGTATTAACCCTTCAATAACGAATTAAGAGTTAATTGGAAAACAATTTACTGTTAATTTTTAAAATCCCACATACATACACACTAATGAAGTATTTTTGTGACATGTTTTGCATTTTTATAATATTAAGATAATTTATATAAAATATAAGGATAATTTATCCAGAAAAGTTTAAAAATGCTTTACAAAGCTTCATAATACCTGTTACAATCGTTTACATAAATTATTTTTTTCTATGACTCCTGAAGCAGAACGTTTTAATGGTTGGGCCGCAATGTTAGGTTTCGTTGCAGCTGTTGGTGCTTATGTAACTACTGGGCAAATTATTCCAGGTTGGTTCTAATTAACTCTAAATTTAACTTAATCAGTTGAGGAATTTTGAAATTATATATTTTAATCAAATCTTATTAAATTTCTTCAATTCCTCAAACTTTCTAGACAAATTTAGACTTTTAAAAAAGCAACATCTTCACAATATTCATTAATTTAAGAGTACTTAATGAAAAGGATTACAGGATTATTGCTCGAAGAACTTACCATTTTATTATTTAATGATTTAATTTTCTTTAGTAATAACAGATTATGATCTATTTAATTAAATAATCCCTGAAATCCTTTTACTTTTAATAAAATTAAACTCTCATCCCTGGTTTACCAGGTTTTTTTTTGATAGCTGGCTATTACTTAATTTTAACAATTTACAAGAAATACATGAGTCAATCTCTATAACTTTTTTGATGAAATTTTTTCGATATTATCTAAACATGTAGAGCATAATAAATGTCCTTTCTTACTCCAAAATGTTTTAGTCGATCTCTCTATATCTTTTCGACAAACTAAACATTTAAATATAGGTGTCATTACGGATCCCAAATTCATAACATTTTATTTTAATTACGATTATAAATTTGAGTAAAAATTATTTTTATATGATAAAAATCTATAAATAATACCTTTATGT
The window above is part of the Prochlorococcus marinus CUG1415 genome. Proteins encoded here:
- a CDS encoding photosystem II protein Y encodes the protein MLRAIVVFAPIIAAVAWVIFNIQKPAREQFSRQFRNK
- a CDS encoding high light inducible protein; this translates as MTPEAERFNGWAAMLGFVAAVGAYVTTGQIIPGWF